Proteins found in one Lutimonas zeaxanthinifaciens genomic segment:
- a CDS encoding heavy metal translocating P-type ATPase, producing MRQSYQIQGMTCDGCRKHVEKTLRSVKGVDEAFVDLNKAEVLLEMSSDIGIERMAQALKEDGGRYSIHPLGTHVEDAHKRSHAPGLSKGVSTGVYYCPMMCEGDKTYDQFGDCPVCGMDLVPVVTDLSEEDENFKALLRKLWISVLFTLPVFVIAMSEMIPNNPLFEIMGQKQWNWVQLVLSVPVVFYTGWMFFQRAYRSIKFWNLNMFTLIGIGAGVAWLFSVFGLLFPDFFPQQFKDETGNVHVYFEAATVILTLVLLGQVLEARAHSKTSGAIKALLKLAPNEAIRVRGTDEEVVAIDAIQIGDILRVKPGNKIPVDGSITDGNSSIDESMVTGEPIPVSKKEGDFVVSGTINGKQSFLMKAEKIGADTLLAQIIEMVNSASRSKAPIQNVADRISSYFVPIVVGISLVTFAVWAKWGPEPSYVYGLVNAIAVLIIACPCALGLATPMSVMVGIGRGALNGILIKNAESLEKMDQVNTLIVDKTGTLTEGKPKVEEIGLYDHSNLNYKDKNSVLGLMASINQMSEHPLADAIVAHAKEKQLKLEMPQLFFAVSGKGVKAKVNGMKIALGNEKLMEQEKCLPEKHELAASAVYQEQGKTVSYMSIDGKCVAFVVISDPIKSGSKEALSLLKKQGVKVMMLTGDHDKTASYIASELKLDDYKASCLPADKMKEIERLQENGSIVAMAGDGINDAPALAISDVGIAMGTGTDVAIESAGITLVKGDLRGIVMAKNLSHKVMRNIKENLFFALIYNTIGVPVAAGVLYPLFGLLLSPMIAALAMSFSSVSVITNSLRLKNSKI from the coding sequence ATGAGGCAAAGTTATCAAATACAAGGAATGACCTGCGACGGGTGCAGGAAACACGTTGAAAAAACCTTACGAAGCGTTAAGGGGGTTGATGAGGCCTTTGTGGACTTAAATAAGGCAGAGGTTCTTCTTGAAATGTCCTCTGATATAGGTATCGAGAGAATGGCTCAGGCCTTGAAAGAAGATGGAGGAAGGTACAGCATACACCCATTGGGTACTCATGTTGAAGATGCTCATAAGAGGTCACATGCACCGGGATTATCGAAAGGAGTTTCAACGGGGGTTTATTACTGCCCTATGATGTGTGAAGGCGACAAGACCTACGACCAGTTTGGTGATTGCCCTGTTTGTGGTATGGATCTGGTACCGGTTGTAACAGACCTCTCTGAAGAGGATGAAAACTTTAAAGCACTATTGCGAAAGTTATGGATTTCAGTACTTTTTACTTTACCCGTCTTTGTGATAGCCATGTCTGAAATGATCCCGAACAATCCTCTTTTTGAAATAATGGGGCAAAAACAGTGGAACTGGGTACAACTTGTTTTATCGGTTCCTGTAGTTTTTTACACGGGCTGGATGTTTTTTCAAAGGGCCTACAGGTCAATTAAATTTTGGAATCTGAACATGTTTACGCTAATTGGAATTGGTGCCGGAGTAGCCTGGTTGTTCAGTGTTTTTGGCTTATTGTTTCCCGATTTTTTTCCACAACAGTTTAAAGATGAAACGGGCAATGTTCATGTTTACTTTGAAGCCGCAACCGTAATTCTTACTTTGGTTCTTTTAGGACAGGTTCTTGAGGCCAGGGCGCATAGCAAGACCAGTGGAGCCATCAAAGCTTTACTCAAACTTGCCCCAAATGAGGCTATTAGAGTTCGAGGTACTGATGAAGAAGTTGTGGCTATTGATGCAATTCAAATAGGTGACATCCTCAGGGTGAAACCTGGTAACAAGATACCGGTAGACGGAAGTATTACTGATGGGAACAGTAGTATAGATGAATCCATGGTCACCGGAGAACCAATCCCGGTTTCAAAAAAAGAGGGTGATTTTGTGGTTAGCGGAACCATCAATGGCAAACAATCCTTTTTAATGAAAGCTGAAAAAATTGGTGCGGATACCTTGTTGGCTCAAATCATTGAAATGGTCAACTCAGCGAGCCGAAGCAAAGCCCCTATTCAAAATGTCGCCGACAGGATTTCAAGTTATTTTGTTCCGATAGTGGTTGGAATTTCCTTAGTGACTTTTGCTGTCTGGGCAAAATGGGGGCCCGAACCTTCTTATGTTTATGGACTTGTCAATGCGATAGCTGTTTTGATCATAGCCTGTCCCTGTGCCCTGGGCCTTGCAACTCCAATGTCTGTAATGGTAGGCATAGGAAGAGGAGCCCTGAATGGGATTTTGATCAAAAATGCAGAATCCCTTGAGAAAATGGATCAGGTCAATACACTGATCGTAGACAAAACCGGGACCTTGACCGAAGGAAAACCAAAGGTTGAGGAAATTGGTCTATATGATCACAGCAACTTAAATTATAAGGATAAAAATTCTGTGCTTGGGTTAATGGCCTCCATAAATCAAATGAGTGAGCATCCATTGGCTGATGCCATTGTTGCTCATGCCAAGGAAAAACAATTGAAGCTCGAAATGCCTCAATTGTTTTTTGCGGTTTCCGGCAAAGGTGTCAAAGCAAAAGTAAATGGTATGAAAATAGCCCTTGGGAATGAAAAATTAATGGAGCAAGAGAAATGTTTGCCAGAGAAGCATGAGTTAGCCGCTTCGGCTGTTTATCAGGAACAGGGTAAAACAGTATCCTACATGAGTATTGACGGGAAGTGTGTAGCCTTTGTTGTGATCTCGGATCCTATAAAATCAGGCAGCAAAGAAGCGCTTTCTTTATTGAAGAAGCAAGGGGTAAAAGTTATGATGCTGACCGGAGATCATGATAAAACAGCCAGCTATATTGCTTCTGAATTGAAACTGGATGATTATAAAGCTTCATGCTTACCTGCCGATAAAATGAAGGAAATTGAACGCCTTCAGGAAAACGGCTCTATCGTTGCCATGGCCGGAGACGGGATCAATGACGCACCCGCACTCGCAATAAGTGATGTTGGTATTGCCATGGGAACCGGAACCGATGTAGCCATTGAAAGCGCAGGAATAACATTAGTAAAGGGAGACCTAAGGGGTATAGTAATGGCCAAGAACCTCAGTCATAAGGTGATGAGAAACATTAAGGAAAACCTGTTTTTCGCGCTGATTTACAACACCATTGGTGTTCCGGTTGCGGCAGGTGTACTCTATCCGTTGTTTGGGCTGCTCTTATCTCCAATGATTGCTGCCCTTGCCATGAGTTTTAGTTCTGTCTCAGTAATAACCAACTCCTTAAGATTAAAGAATAGTAAAATTTAA
- a CDS encoding TolC family protein, protein MKRIITIVYCLTISMQLSGQDLESLIGIGLENNPEIKKFEARYEITAEKVNEVNSIPNTEFSYGYFVSEPETRTGAQKMKFSLKQMLPWFGSITARENYASSLSDAQYQEIVIAKRKLSMQISDSYYKLYALRAKDKFINKNIDLLKVYETLALSSVETGKASAVSVLRLQIRINELLELKELVNHKYKAEQAFLNGLLNRGPSEEIYLRDELPLPESDFEFESDKLQMHPELLKYEKLYASVEQEELLNQKDKSPMIGLGFDYIPVEKRPDMDFADNGKDIFMPMISLSIPIFNKKYKSSSKQHELMQIEINASKQNQFNKLQQMMDHAIHGRRAARATYNTQVSNFEHAKNAEEILMKGYESGNLDFIEILDVQELQLKFQLGQIEAIKDYYLQTSVINYLSS, encoded by the coding sequence ATGAAAAGAATAATCACAATAGTATATTGTTTAACCATTTCTATGCAGCTTTCTGGCCAGGATCTGGAGTCATTGATTGGAATAGGATTGGAAAATAATCCCGAAATTAAAAAGTTTGAGGCTCGGTACGAGATCACTGCAGAAAAGGTAAATGAAGTGAATTCAATTCCTAACACGGAATTTAGCTACGGATATTTTGTCAGTGAACCCGAAACCAGAACAGGAGCTCAGAAAATGAAATTTTCATTAAAGCAAATGCTGCCTTGGTTTGGATCAATAACGGCCAGGGAAAACTATGCTTCAAGTTTAAGTGATGCTCAATATCAGGAAATAGTTATTGCTAAAAGAAAACTTAGCATGCAAATATCTGATAGTTACTACAAACTTTATGCACTCCGGGCCAAAGATAAGTTTATAAATAAGAACATTGATTTGCTCAAAGTGTATGAAACCCTTGCCTTGAGTTCAGTGGAAACGGGAAAAGCTTCGGCTGTAAGTGTATTGCGTTTGCAAATAAGAATTAATGAATTATTAGAGTTGAAAGAACTTGTTAACCATAAATATAAGGCTGAACAGGCTTTTTTAAATGGTCTTTTAAACAGGGGGCCTTCAGAAGAAATTTACCTGAGAGATGAATTGCCCCTACCGGAATCTGATTTTGAGTTTGAATCAGATAAATTGCAAATGCATCCTGAACTACTGAAGTATGAAAAACTTTATGCATCCGTTGAGCAGGAGGAATTATTGAATCAGAAAGACAAAAGCCCAATGATTGGTCTGGGATTTGATTATATTCCTGTTGAAAAAAGGCCGGATATGGATTTTGCCGACAATGGTAAAGATATATTTATGCCCATGATATCTCTTTCTATTCCGATCTTTAATAAAAAGTATAAGTCCAGTTCAAAACAACATGAACTCATGCAAATAGAAATCAATGCGAGCAAACAGAATCAATTCAATAAATTACAGCAGATGATGGATCATGCAATTCATGGAAGACGGGCTGCAAGGGCGACCTATAATACCCAGGTAAGCAACTTTGAACATGCCAAGAACGCTGAAGAAATATTAATGAAAGGATACGAATCTGGGAATCTTGATTTTATTGAAATCCTTGATGTACAGGAATTACAGCTGAAGTTTCAACTTGGTCAGATAGAGGCGATTAAAGACTATTACTTACAAACATCGGTAATCAATTATTTAAGCAGTTAA
- a CDS encoding efflux RND transporter permease subunit, whose amino-acid sequence MLNKSIQFFIENKLIAVLLLLLFFGWGLSTAPFNWNLPFLPDNPVAVDAIPDLGENQQIVFTKWPGKSPQDIEDQISYPLTTSLLGIPGVKTIRSSSMFGFSSIYVIFEDDIEFYWSRTRILEKLNSLPAGLLPDDVSPSLGPDATGLGQIFWYTLEGRDENGNVTGGWNLQELRSIQDYYVKFGLSTANGVSEVASIGGFVQEYQVDVNPEKMRQYRISLSQIVKAVKESNKDIGAQTLEINQAEYLIRGLGYINSISDIENAVVDSKDFTSIRIKDVARVFVGPASRRGILDKEGAEVVGGVVTGRYGANPMKVIESVKEKIEEMSPGLPSKILKDGRTSQLTIVPFYDRSQLIQETLGTLNEALTLEILITILVIVIMVYNLRASILISALLPIAVLMVFIAMKMFEVDANIVALSGIAIAIGTMVDIGVILSENMIRHLESNTKGLSVEKIVFKATKEVSGAIVTAVLTTIISFIPVFTMIGAEGKLFRPLAFTKTFALIASLLVALFLIPPFAALIFRKKDQSKIFKLGSNGLLIILGSAALFYGEILGLVLLGFALINLLRIYGYLTQDRARHLKIGLTSVTIVVALAAYWRPLGVDQSLLMNLIFVALICFGLLIVFRVFQHYYTRILNWSLDNKLLFLSLPLGLLIVGFLIMKNTGKEFMPALNEGTFLLMPTSMPHSGIAENKRVLQQLDMAVAGIPEIETVVGKAGRTESSLDPAPLSMYENIIQYKPEYLLNKNGQRQRFKVNSDGSFVLKDGGRLANPNNTEKSVVLESDISALDLIPDPNGVYYRNWRPEINSADDIWNEIIRVTDLPGVTSAPKLQPIETRLIMLQTGMRAPMGIKVKGQNLEQIEKFGMELEEILKEAEGVKKESVFADRIVGKPYLIIDIDREKLARYGVRIDQVQEVLEVAVGGKVLTQTIEGRERYAVRVRYPRELRSSPTDLENIYITLARGTQVPLSEMAEIRYEKGPQVIKSEDTFLVGYVLFDKLNEFAEVSVVENAQDLINQKIDEGSLKVPKGINFQFTGSYENQVRAEKTLSFVVPLALVIIFIILYLQFRSVGTSLMVFSGIAVAFSGGFIMLWLYGQEWFMNFSFFGENIRALFQMHPVNLSVAVWVGFIALFGIATDDGVVMATYLNQTFSKNNPQDHVSLRKSVIEAGQKRIRPCLMTTATTLLALLPILTSTGRGSDIMIPMAIPAFGGMLIALITLFVVPVLYSIRAEMKLKK is encoded by the coding sequence ATGCTAAACAAAAGCATTCAATTCTTTATAGAAAATAAATTAATAGCTGTTTTACTTCTCCTCCTCTTTTTTGGGTGGGGATTAAGTACAGCACCTTTCAACTGGAACCTGCCATTTCTTCCTGATAATCCTGTTGCAGTTGATGCCATTCCGGATCTTGGAGAAAATCAACAAATCGTTTTTACAAAATGGCCAGGCAAGTCGCCTCAGGATATTGAGGATCAGATTTCCTATCCACTAACAACTTCCCTGCTTGGAATTCCCGGGGTAAAAACGATCAGAAGTTCTTCGATGTTCGGATTTTCTTCAATTTATGTCATTTTTGAGGATGATATAGAGTTTTATTGGAGTCGGACAAGAATACTTGAAAAACTGAATTCGCTTCCCGCCGGCCTCTTACCCGATGATGTGAGTCCTTCATTGGGTCCTGATGCAACGGGGCTGGGTCAGATCTTTTGGTACACCCTTGAAGGCAGGGATGAAAATGGAAACGTTACAGGAGGATGGAACTTGCAGGAATTAAGAAGCATACAGGACTATTATGTCAAGTTTGGATTATCCACCGCGAATGGGGTTTCTGAAGTTGCCTCTATTGGGGGGTTTGTTCAGGAATATCAAGTAGATGTTAATCCTGAAAAAATGCGCCAATATAGGATAAGTCTTTCCCAGATCGTAAAGGCTGTTAAAGAATCCAACAAAGATATTGGGGCTCAAACTCTTGAAATTAATCAGGCAGAATATTTGATAAGAGGCCTGGGTTATATAAATAGTATTAGTGATATTGAGAACGCTGTAGTTGATTCCAAAGATTTTACCTCGATCCGGATAAAAGATGTTGCGAGAGTCTTTGTTGGACCGGCGTCAAGAAGAGGAATTCTTGATAAGGAAGGAGCCGAAGTTGTTGGTGGTGTGGTTACCGGCAGATACGGTGCCAATCCGATGAAAGTGATCGAATCGGTAAAGGAAAAAATTGAAGAAATGAGCCCCGGGCTTCCCTCTAAAATTTTAAAAGACGGGCGCACGTCTCAATTAACAATCGTCCCTTTTTACGATCGAAGTCAACTGATCCAAGAAACTCTTGGAACATTGAATGAGGCACTCACCCTTGAGATCCTTATTACCATATTGGTTATTGTAATCATGGTTTATAATTTAAGGGCTTCGATTCTTATTTCAGCGCTTTTACCTATTGCGGTTCTTATGGTGTTTATTGCCATGAAAATGTTTGAAGTAGATGCCAACATTGTGGCCCTTTCAGGTATAGCAATTGCTATTGGTACGATGGTAGATATCGGGGTGATCCTGTCAGAAAATATGATTCGCCATTTAGAATCAAATACCAAAGGACTTTCTGTTGAAAAGATCGTTTTTAAGGCCACGAAGGAAGTATCAGGGGCCATTGTGACTGCAGTACTAACCACGATCATAAGTTTTATCCCTGTATTTACAATGATTGGTGCAGAAGGTAAACTTTTCAGGCCCTTGGCATTCACCAAAACCTTTGCCTTAATTGCCTCTCTGCTTGTAGCACTATTCTTGATTCCTCCTTTTGCTGCCCTAATTTTCAGAAAGAAGGATCAGTCCAAAATTTTTAAACTTGGTAGTAATGGTTTACTTATTATTTTAGGATCGGCAGCTTTATTTTACGGGGAGATACTAGGCCTGGTACTTCTTGGTTTTGCCTTGATCAATCTCTTGAGAATTTATGGTTATCTTACTCAGGACAGGGCCCGCCATTTAAAAATTGGCTTAACCTCTGTTACCATTGTTGTAGCATTGGCAGCGTACTGGAGGCCATTGGGAGTGGATCAGAGCCTGCTGATGAATTTGATATTTGTAGCCCTGATCTGTTTTGGATTATTGATTGTTTTTCGTGTGTTTCAACATTACTATACACGAATCTTGAATTGGTCACTTGATAACAAGCTTCTATTTCTTAGCCTGCCTCTTGGGCTTTTAATTGTTGGATTCCTGATCATGAAAAATACCGGGAAAGAATTTATGCCGGCCCTGAATGAGGGTACTTTCTTGTTGATGCCAACTTCAATGCCCCATTCCGGAATTGCCGAAAACAAAAGAGTACTTCAGCAATTGGATATGGCAGTGGCTGGAATTCCCGAGATAGAGACCGTAGTGGGCAAGGCAGGCAGAACAGAATCTTCGCTGGATCCTGCTCCACTTTCTATGTATGAAAACATAATTCAGTACAAACCTGAATACCTGTTGAATAAAAACGGACAGAGACAACGATTTAAAGTCAACAGTGATGGTTCTTTTGTTTTGAAAGATGGGGGGCGACTGGCAAATCCGAATAATACTGAGAAATCTGTAGTGCTTGAGTCGGATATATCTGCTTTAGATTTGATCCCTGACCCCAATGGTGTTTATTATCGGAACTGGAGACCTGAGATCAATTCGGCCGATGACATTTGGAATGAGATCATAAGAGTGACTGATTTGCCAGGTGTGACTTCAGCTCCTAAGTTACAACCCATAGAAACCAGGCTGATCATGCTGCAAACTGGAATGAGGGCCCCAATGGGAATCAAGGTAAAAGGTCAGAATCTGGAGCAGATCGAGAAATTTGGAATGGAACTGGAAGAAATTCTCAAAGAAGCCGAGGGCGTTAAAAAAGAATCTGTTTTTGCAGACAGGATCGTTGGAAAACCCTATCTGATCATCGATATAGACCGGGAAAAACTTGCTCGCTATGGTGTCCGAATTGACCAGGTGCAGGAAGTGCTGGAAGTTGCCGTTGGTGGAAAGGTTTTAACCCAGACCATAGAGGGTAGAGAAAGGTACGCCGTGCGTGTAAGATATCCGCGTGAACTTAGATCCAGCCCCACGGACCTCGAAAACATTTACATTACTTTGGCTAGAGGAACCCAGGTTCCTTTGAGTGAAATGGCCGAGATCAGATATGAAAAAGGACCGCAGGTTATAAAAAGTGAAGATACATTTTTAGTGGGTTACGTTCTGTTTGACAAACTGAATGAATTTGCTGAAGTGTCTGTTGTTGAAAACGCTCAGGACCTGATCAATCAAAAAATTGATGAGGGTTCCTTGAAAGTCCCAAAAGGCATAAACTTTCAGTTTACAGGATCCTATGAAAATCAGGTCAGGGCGGAAAAGACATTGAGTTTTGTTGTTCCCCTGGCACTTGTCATCATTTTTATCATTCTCTATCTGCAATTTAGATCGGTGGGTACTTCACTTATGGTATTTTCAGGAATAGCGGTTGCATTTTCAGGTGGATTTATCATGCTCTGGCTCTATGGACAGGAATGGTTCATGAACTTCTCATTTTTTGGAGAAAACATAAGGGCCTTGTTCCAGATGCACCCGGTTAATTTAAGTGTTGCCGTATGGGTAGGATTTATTGCGCTCTTTGGGATTGCCACAGATGACGGTGTTGTGATGGCTACCTATTTAAATCAGACTTTTTCAAAAAATAATCCGCAGGATCATGTTTCTTTGAGGAAATCTGTAATTGAAGCGGGGCAAAAAAGAATCAGGCCCTGTTTGATGACAACGGCCACTACCCTTTTGGCATTGTTGCCCATATTGACCTCTACAGGTAGAGGAAGTGATATTATGATTCCTATGGCTATACCAGCCTTTGGTGGAATGCTTATCGCTTTGATAACACTTTTTGTAGTTCCTGTCTTGTATAGTATTCGAGCTGAAATGAAATTAAAAAAATAG
- a CDS encoding HYC_CC_PP family protein, whose protein sequence is MKEVFHKIMSVCIAVVVLFSTTSFTMHMHYCGDTLVDKSYYVKAESCGMETPGPVLPSDCETVKKDCCSEDQLIMEGQDELKPSHELSLKQQVFVATFVRAYLNLFESAEKSTDFGKHYLPPPLIKSIYKLDEVYLI, encoded by the coding sequence ATGAAAGAGGTATTCCATAAAATAATGTCAGTTTGTATTGCTGTTGTAGTTTTGTTTTCTACAACTTCCTTTACCATGCATATGCATTATTGCGGGGACACTCTTGTAGACAAAAGTTATTATGTCAAAGCAGAATCCTGTGGAATGGAAACACCCGGGCCTGTACTGCCTTCAGATTGCGAAACTGTAAAAAAAGATTGCTGTTCTGAAGACCAGCTTATCATGGAAGGTCAGGACGAACTGAAACCATCCCATGAACTTTCTCTGAAACAGCAGGTGTTTGTTGCCACTTTTGTACGAGCCTACCTGAACCTTTTTGAAAGTGCTGAAAAAAGCACAGATTTTGGCAAACATTATCTGCCCCCACCTCTGATCAAGTCTATATACAAGCTTGACGAAGTCTATCTCATTTGA
- a CDS encoding response regulator, protein MFRKVLVAEDMDDINKGVVAFLKELGIKEIQHVQYCDDALLKLKRADLDKDPFDLLISDLSYDSDFRDQKINSGEDLAEVAKSHFPELKVIMYSVEDRIQVVRRLFKNELIKAYVCKGRNGLRDLSSALSRVSNDGIFLSDQVRHALKSNHHFEIDDFDIILLDQLSKGLSQDQISDYLKKNKIKPASLSSIEKRLNKLKVEFKANNAIHLIAKTKDMGLI, encoded by the coding sequence ATGTTTAGAAAAGTACTTGTCGCGGAAGACATGGATGATATTAACAAAGGTGTTGTTGCCTTTTTGAAAGAACTGGGTATTAAAGAAATACAGCACGTTCAATATTGTGATGATGCGTTGTTAAAATTGAAACGGGCCGATCTGGACAAAGACCCCTTCGATCTTCTCATTTCCGATTTGTCCTATGACAGTGATTTCAGGGATCAGAAAATCAATTCCGGGGAAGACCTTGCGGAGGTTGCCAAATCACATTTTCCAGAATTAAAAGTTATAATGTATTCCGTAGAAGATCGAATTCAGGTTGTAAGAAGACTGTTTAAAAACGAATTGATTAAGGCTTACGTTTGTAAAGGTAGAAACGGGTTGAGGGATCTTTCAAGCGCCCTGTCGAGAGTATCAAACGATGGCATCTTTTTATCGGATCAGGTCAGACACGCTTTAAAATCAAATCATCATTTTGAGATCGATGATTTTGATATTATCCTGCTTGATCAGTTATCAAAAGGTCTTTCTCAGGATCAGATAAGTGATTATTTAAAAAAGAACAAAATCAAACCGGCAAGTTTAAGCTCTATTGAAAAAAGACTCAATAAGCTTAAAGTTGAATTCAAGGCCAATAATGCCATTCATTTGATCGCAAAGACCAAAGACATGGGATTGATCTGA
- a CDS encoding tetratricopeptide repeat-containing sensor histidine kinase — protein MNKLLQRLSILWLLLVVVSCENQTDSTATENLIQDVSNYSKIEKLPSKTTKDFRTGIDMMNKTLKVAQEENNDSLQLLIYRRKSFFLYRLNSLDSSKTVSYHHKRLALNLNDKVHLESSYKRLAAIHGKLNQLDSSLYYYGECKKILEANNDSIKIAERLLNMAIILQEHGNNAESLKLSVEGLGFLKSRKDPETEASFYNNIAIIAKGERNYPEALYWYEKALKTTPNRGNRLTYLSNVANIYRLLGDFERSNELNEQALEDDLIKNDNSNRIRILSNLSFSKWLSTKHIEFEEDLLDLLSLSRKEQYTDRQINIHQKLALIYAQSDPKKEKYHTEQFYLLARESNQMDERLDGLKTLINHREVNSEEARAYTSEYLYLKDSIDVSQNLLANSYAKYKFDSDANRKELASLKVKELENQLELRKSKQKNTIYIGLGVISILGFIIVIVTIRNNYQKEKVKEVYRTETRISKKLHDEVANDIYQVMNQLNKAESKPIDIIDNLEQIYTKTRDISRENNELEVENDFEESLTDLLMAYKNEDVNVITKGIKQIKWSEIDNLKKRGLYRVLQELMTNMTKHSRADLVVISFKKASKKIEVIYKDNGVGCELAKNNGLLNVENRINSLKGQVNLVSSTGKGFKASIKV, from the coding sequence ATGAATAAATTGCTCCAACGCCTTTCAATTTTATGGTTATTGCTTGTAGTCGTCAGTTGTGAAAATCAAACCGACTCCACAGCAACAGAGAACCTTATTCAAGATGTTTCAAACTATTCGAAGATTGAAAAATTGCCCTCTAAGACCACCAAAGATTTTCGCACTGGTATTGACATGATGAACAAAACCCTAAAGGTGGCCCAGGAAGAAAATAATGACAGTTTACAGCTGCTGATCTACAGAAGGAAGTCATTTTTCCTCTATAGATTGAATAGTTTGGACAGTTCCAAAACTGTTTCTTACCACCATAAAAGACTGGCATTAAATCTTAACGATAAGGTTCATCTTGAGAGCAGTTATAAAAGATTAGCAGCGATTCATGGCAAATTGAATCAACTTGATTCATCTTTATATTATTACGGGGAATGCAAAAAGATACTCGAAGCAAATAATGACAGCATAAAAATTGCTGAGCGTCTACTGAACATGGCCATCATTCTCCAAGAGCATGGGAACAATGCTGAGAGCCTAAAATTATCCGTTGAAGGCTTAGGATTCCTAAAGAGCAGGAAAGATCCTGAAACTGAGGCTAGCTTTTACAATAACATAGCTATTATCGCCAAGGGTGAAAGGAATTATCCTGAGGCTCTGTACTGGTATGAAAAAGCCCTGAAAACCACTCCAAATAGAGGCAACAGACTTACTTATTTAAGTAATGTAGCCAATATATACAGGCTGCTGGGTGATTTTGAACGATCTAATGAACTAAATGAACAAGCACTGGAAGATGACCTGATAAAAAATGATAACAGCAATAGAATCAGGATTCTTTCAAATCTCAGTTTTTCAAAATGGCTTAGTACAAAACATATAGAGTTTGAAGAGGATTTGCTTGATTTACTGTCATTAAGTAGAAAAGAGCAATACACAGATCGTCAGATTAATATCCATCAAAAACTGGCACTTATTTATGCTCAGTCTGATCCTAAGAAAGAAAAATATCATACGGAACAGTTTTATCTTTTGGCACGAGAATCAAATCAAATGGATGAACGACTAGACGGATTAAAAACCTTGATTAATCATCGTGAGGTAAATTCGGAAGAAGCCAGAGCGTATACTTCAGAATACCTGTATCTTAAAGATAGTATCGACGTCTCTCAAAATCTGCTGGCGAATTCCTATGCCAAATACAAGTTTGACAGTGATGCAAACAGGAAAGAACTTGCCAGCTTAAAAGTGAAGGAACTTGAAAATCAACTCGAACTCCGTAAATCAAAACAGAAGAATACCATTTATATTGGACTTGGAGTTATTTCAATACTGGGGTTCATCATTGTTATTGTAACGATTCGAAATAATTACCAGAAGGAAAAGGTCAAAGAGGTCTACAGAACAGAAACCAGAATTTCGAAAAAATTACATGATGAAGTGGCTAATGACATCTATCAGGTCATGAATCAACTGAATAAAGCTGAATCCAAACCTATAGATATAATTGATAACCTCGAACAGATTTATACTAAAACAAGGGATATTTCACGGGAGAATAATGAACTTGAAGTAGAAAATGACTTTGAGGAGTCGCTCACTGACCTTTTAATGGCTTATAAAAATGAAGATGTAAATGTGATAACAAAGGGTATTAAACAAATCAAGTGGTCGGAAATTGATAATTTAAAAAAAAGGGGGCTATACCGTGTTTTACAGGAGTTAATGACCAACATGACCAAACACAGCCGGGCTGACCTTGTGGTTATATCCTTTAAAAAAGCCAGCAAAAAAATTGAAGTGATCTACAAAGACAACGGGGTTGGCTGTGAGCTGGCAAAAAATAATGGTTTGTTAAATGTGGAAAACCGTATTAATAGTCTAAAAGGCCAGGTTAACTTGGTCTCATCAACAGGAAAAGGATTTAAAGCCTCAATTAAAGTATAG
- a CDS encoding (deoxy)nucleoside triphosphate pyrophosphohydrolase, with protein sequence MIQVVAAVIKRNGRYFIARRAPHKDHAGKWEFPGGKIELHESPEEALEREIFEEFGVETTTGSYLTKSHFDYGTIEIELLAYECIYVSGAFKLSDHDKIAWVELQEMDRFDMNKADYPIIEFLKKRSQK encoded by the coding sequence ATGATCCAAGTTGTAGCCGCAGTAATCAAAAGAAATGGACGCTATTTTATAGCAAGAAGAGCCCCACATAAAGATCATGCCGGGAAATGGGAGTTTCCCGGAGGAAAAATTGAATTGCATGAGAGCCCGGAGGAGGCTTTAGAAAGAGAAATATTTGAAGAGTTTGGGGTAGAGACTACTACAGGTAGTTACTTAACGAAGAGTCATTTTGATTATGGTACGATTGAAATAGAGCTACTGGCTTATGAATGCATATATGTGAGCGGAGCCTTTAAACTTAGTGATCACGATAAAATTGCCTGGGTGGAATTGCAGGAAATGGATCGGTTTGACATGAATAAAGCTGATTATCCCATTATTGAGTTTTTAAAGAAGAGAAGTCAAAAATAA